One window of Branchiostoma lanceolatum isolate klBraLanc5 chromosome 6, klBraLanc5.hap2, whole genome shotgun sequence genomic DNA carries:
- the LOC136436880 gene encoding lipoyl synthase, mitochondrial: MAAKVGTFLLRQGKIGDFRSLRWLDLAHNQKLRYGCVLYSTLPQEKKEKITKGPGLGDFISGEVERTDSWDDYMGKLKLEKGEKRLRLPPWLKREIPIGKNYHNLKGTLRELNLATVCEEAKCPNIGECWGGGEDKTATATIMVMGDTCTRGCRFCSVKTARRPPPLDPNEPVHTAEAISRWGVDYIVITSVDRDDVADGGSAHFSECVKEIKKRMPSLLVECLTPDFRGNMEAVGTVANSGLDVYAHNIETVKRLTPFVRDPRAKYDQTLQVLSHVKKAVPGMVTKSSIMLGLGETDQEVRTTMEDLRTAGVDCLTLGQYMQPTKRHLKVQEYVTPAKFKHWEEVGGEMGFAYTASGPLVRSSYRAGEFYIKNLLNKKKAEATKDSQES; encoded by the exons atggcTGCCAAAGTTGGGACGTTTCTTCTAAGACAAGGCAAGATCGGTGATTTCCGAAGTCTACGCTGGCTTGATTTAGCACACAACCAG aaACTGAGGTATGGCTGTGTGTTGTACAGCACCCTCCCACaggagaagaaagagaagaTAACCAAGGGGCCGGGTCTGGGAGACTTCATCAGTGGTGAGGTGGAGAGGACAGACAGCTGGGACGATTACATGGGGAAACTCAAGCTAGAAAAGGGAGAAAAGAG ATTGAGACTGCCTCCATGGTTGAAGCGAGAAATTCCAATTGGCAAGAACTACCACAATCTGAAGGGAACATTGAGAGAGCTCAACCTTGCAACA GTGTGTGAGGAAGCTAAGTGCCCCAACATAGGAGAATGCTGGGGTGGGGGAGAGGATAAAACAGCTACTGCAACTATCATG GTAATGGGGGACACTTGTACAAGGGGCTGCAGGTTTTGTTCAGTCAAGACAGCGAGGCGTCCACCCCCGCTGGATCCAAATGAGCCAGTCCACACAGCAGAGGCCATTTCCAGATGGGGGGTGGACTATATCGTCATCACTTCAGTGGACAGAGATG ATGTAGCTGATGGTGGCTCGGCTCACTTTAGCGAGTGTGTGAAAGAGATCAAAAAGAG GATGCCATCGTTGTTGGTGGAGTGTCTGACACCAGACTTCCGGGGGAACATGGAGGCTGTCGGAACAGTTGCAAACTCAGGACTGGACGTTTATGCACACAACATAGAGACAGTCAAGAGACTCACACC GTTTGTCCGTGACCCGAGGGCAAAGTATGACCAGACCTTACAGGTGCTGTCCCATGTGAAGAAGGCTGTGCCTGGCATGGTGACTAAGTCCTCCATTATGCTGGGTCTAGGGGAAACTGATCAGGAGGTCAGGACCACCATGGAAG ATCTACGGACGGCAGGCGTGGATTGCCTGACCCTCGGCCAGTACATGCAGCCTACCAAGAGACACCTCAAG GTCCAGGAGTATGTGACTCCTGCCAAGTTTAAGCACTGGGAGGAGGTCGGAGGTGAGATGGGGTTTGCCTATACAGCAAGTGGACCCCTCGTCAGGTCTTCTTACAGGGCAG GTGAATTTTACATCAAGAACCTCCTAAACAAGAAGAAAGCTGAGGCAACCAAGGATAGTCAAGAGTCATGA